Below is a genomic region from Pseudomonadota bacterium.
CATGACTGACGCGTCTGCCGTCGGCTCCCTTGGCCGGCGATCGGCACCGAAACTCACGCTGGTTCTGGGCGGCGCCCGCTCGGGCAAGAGCGCCTATGCCGAGGGCTTGGCCCTCGAGATGGCGGCCGGGGGCCGGATCACCTACATCGCCACCGCCGAGGCGGGCGACGAGGAGATGGCCGAGCGCATCCGCCGCCATCGCGCCCGTCGCGATTCGGCCTGGAAGACCGTCGAGGAGCCGCTCGGCCTTCCGGCCGCACTCGCCCGCCATGGCCGCTCGGGTGGGCCCGTCATCGTCGACTGCCTCACTCTCTGGCTCTCCAACCTCATGGGTGCCGGCCGCGACGTCGCCGCCGCCACCGCGGCCTTGTTGCAGACCCTGG
It encodes:
- the cobU gene encoding bifunctional adenosylcobinamide kinase/adenosylcobinamide-phosphate guanylyltransferase is translated as MTDASAVGSLGRRSAPKLTLVLGGARSGKSAYAEGLALEMAAGGRITYIATAEAGDEEMAERIRRHRARRDSAWKTVEEPLGLPAALARHGRSGGPVIVDCLTLWLSNLMGAGRDVAAATAALLQTLAGLAGPIILITNEVGQGIVPENKLAREFRDLAGLANQRLAAAADRVVLVVAGLPVILKEAAVTAGANR